From a single Paenibacillus sp. FSL R5-0345 genomic region:
- a CDS encoding GerAB/ArcD/ProY family transporter → MRTIKTNISFIQSIMIIMLSTGLLNHVIIIPILLDAAKRDAWISVLLAAVCALVWIFILHISSSKIKKQHLFAWLSKAYHPIVGRTLAVVACIYLFIICMLTTRDTIYWVHLTFSPETPILILAFILLLISVINAYLGIHSLANTAAVLLPFVIILGFFIMFSNIPHKDYSLLKPILENGMRPVWNGTMYVGAGFVEVIMLFFLQHHIKSRISYLSYMVMLLLLLGLTMGPVIGAIVEFGPDEADKLRFPAYEEWRLLTIGRYIEHLDFFSVYQWFSGAFLRISLSMFLILDIFQIQSRKVKMLVLGSIFASILVFTAIPFSDQLFLNILSNYVLPFSLWGGLAFSVIIAALISLAQRKGKVTS, encoded by the coding sequence ATGAGAACAATAAAAACAAATATTTCGTTTATTCAATCCATCATGATTATTATGCTGAGTACAGGCCTTCTAAATCATGTCATTATCATTCCCATCTTATTGGACGCGGCAAAACGTGACGCATGGATTTCAGTTCTGCTTGCGGCTGTATGTGCGTTAGTTTGGATTTTTATCCTCCACATTTCTAGCTCCAAAATCAAAAAGCAGCATCTTTTCGCGTGGCTTTCCAAAGCTTACCATCCCATTGTGGGTCGAACGCTTGCAGTAGTCGCTTGTATATATTTGTTTATAATATGTATGCTTACAACCAGAGATACTATCTACTGGGTGCATCTCACTTTCTCTCCAGAGACACCCATCCTGATACTCGCTTTCATATTGCTATTGATTTCTGTAATCAATGCATATTTAGGTATTCATTCCCTCGCGAATACCGCTGCTGTATTGCTGCCTTTTGTGATTATATTGGGCTTTTTTATAATGTTCTCTAACATACCGCATAAAGATTATTCCTTATTAAAACCGATACTTGAAAATGGCATGCGGCCAGTTTGGAATGGAACTATGTATGTAGGAGCAGGCTTTGTTGAAGTTATTATGCTTTTCTTTCTGCAACACCACATTAAATCACGAATATCATATCTATCCTATATGGTCATGCTTCTCCTTCTCTTAGGACTGACCATGGGACCGGTTATTGGTGCAATCGTTGAATTTGGTCCGGATGAAGCTGATAAACTCAGATTTCCAGCTTATGAAGAATGGAGATTACTAACGATTGGACGATACATTGAGCATCTAGACTTTTTTAGCGTTTATCAGTGGTTCAGTGGAGCTTTTCTGAGGATTTCCCTATCCATGTTTCTTATCCTTGATATATTCCAAATTCAAAGCAGAAAAGTAAAAATGTTGGTACTTGGCAGCATTTTCGCATCAATTCTAGTGTTCACAGCCATTCCTTTCAGTGACCAGTTATTTCTGAACATATTGTCTAACTATGTACTTCCCTTCTCTTTATGGGGGGGGCTTGCTTTTTCTGTAATTATTGCAGCCTTGATCAGCTTGGCTCAGCGAAAGGGGAAAGTAACATCGTGA
- a CDS encoding carbohydrate ABC transporter permease, whose product MLSKKLAAVSWSDRIFDLVVYVAITVVTIVTLYPFLNVLAISFNDSTDSIKGGITIYPRVFTFKNYETIFAYSGLMTGLKISILRTVIGTILGLVSASMLAFTLSRVDFQARKFVSTFLALTMYVSGGLIPGYILIKDLHMIGTFGVYVLPGLVSAFNVFIIRSFIDGLPYALQESAKLDGANDFTIYWRVILPLTKPALATIALFIAVGQWNSWIDTYLYNGSKDALTTLQFELMKVIQSTTTNADNFRGRNMTEVMAQISPESVKMAITIVVTVPILIVYPFLQRYFVKGMTLGSVKS is encoded by the coding sequence ATGCTAAGTAAAAAATTGGCCGCCGTATCTTGGTCGGACCGCATCTTTGATTTAGTTGTCTATGTAGCGATTACCGTGGTGACCATAGTTACGCTATATCCTTTTCTAAACGTATTGGCGATTTCTTTTAACGACTCTACAGACAGTATTAAGGGCGGAATTACGATCTATCCACGTGTGTTCACTTTTAAGAACTATGAGACGATCTTTGCCTATTCTGGGCTGATGACTGGACTCAAAATCTCGATCTTGCGAACGGTGATTGGCACGATTCTTGGGTTGGTTAGTGCCTCTATGTTGGCTTTCACGCTGAGTCGGGTGGACTTCCAAGCCCGAAAGTTCGTCTCTACATTTCTAGCGCTTACGATGTATGTCTCAGGTGGTCTCATCCCTGGCTACATCCTAATCAAAGATCTTCATATGATAGGAACCTTTGGCGTGTATGTCCTCCCAGGTCTCGTCAGCGCATTTAATGTATTTATCATCCGTTCTTTTATCGACGGTTTACCCTATGCGCTGCAGGAATCTGCTAAGCTGGACGGGGCTAATGACTTCACGATTTATTGGCGGGTTATTCTTCCGCTGACCAAACCTGCGCTGGCAACCATCGCTCTCTTCATCGCCGTTGGCCAATGGAATTCATGGATTGATACGTATCTTTACAATGGTTCCAAGGATGCGTTGACTACCCTGCAGTTCGAGTTAATGAAAGTCATACAGAGTACGACAACTAATGCGGACAATTTCCGAGGAAGAAATATGACCGAGGTTATGGCACAAATTTCTCCGGAATCAGTCAAAATGGCAATCACAATCGTAGTCACAGTGCCAATCCTAATTGTCTATCCATTTTTGCAGCGCTACTTTGTCAAAGGTATGACTTTGGGCTCAGTAAAAAGCTAG
- a CDS encoding ABC transporter permease — translation MKAITSKIQPESKKPASRFWPTFLQQKYLYMMAIPFVLWAFVFNYLPLWGWTMAFQKYKPGKSFFEQKWVGLQYFRELFQDDQFFNALRNTLAMSIMGLLAGFIIPIIFAILLNELRLQLLKRFVQTVSYLPHFVSWVVAAGIITKMLSTDNGAVNDLLLSLHLISEPIQFMAKGHFFWGIVTASDVWKETGWNTIIYLAAISGIGPELYEAARVDGASRLQQVRNITLPGIQTTIIILLIISIGHLISIGFEKQFLLGNNLVRDYSQTLDLYALNYGLGMGRFSFGTAINIFNSVVSVILLFAANGIFKKITKESII, via the coding sequence ATGAAAGCGATTACCTCGAAAATACAACCGGAGTCGAAAAAGCCAGCTTCTCGCTTTTGGCCAACTTTTTTACAGCAGAAATACCTCTATATGATGGCCATCCCATTTGTACTCTGGGCATTTGTATTTAATTATTTACCTTTATGGGGATGGACAATGGCTTTTCAGAAATACAAGCCCGGTAAATCCTTTTTCGAGCAGAAATGGGTCGGTTTGCAGTACTTCAGGGAGCTATTCCAGGATGATCAATTCTTTAATGCACTTCGTAATACGCTCGCTATGAGCATTATGGGCCTGTTGGCGGGATTTATCATTCCCATTATATTTGCCATTCTTCTGAACGAGCTACGGCTGCAATTGCTGAAACGATTTGTGCAGACAGTCTCCTATCTCCCCCACTTCGTATCTTGGGTGGTTGCTGCAGGGATTATTACCAAGATGCTCTCTACCGATAATGGTGCGGTAAACGATCTCCTACTAAGTCTTCATTTAATCAGTGAACCCATACAATTCATGGCTAAAGGTCATTTTTTCTGGGGAATTGTCACGGCTTCGGATGTTTGGAAGGAAACAGGCTGGAACACAATCATTTATCTGGCAGCCATATCAGGCATAGGTCCAGAGCTTTATGAAGCAGCGAGGGTAGATGGTGCAAGTCGCTTGCAGCAAGTTCGTAACATTACACTTCCAGGGATTCAGACAACGATCATTATTCTGCTCATCATTTCCATCGGGCATTTAATTAGTATCGGATTCGAGAAGCAATTCCTGCTCGGCAACAATCTAGTGCGCGATTACTCTCAGACGCTGGATCTGTACGCACTGAACTACGGTCTCGGTATGGGTCGGTTCTCCTTCGGTACAGCCATTAATATTTTCAATTCTGTGGTGAGTGTGATTCTGCTGTTTGCCGCCAACGGGATATTCAAAAAAATAACTAAGGAAAGCATCATATAG
- a CDS encoding response regulator transcription factor, protein MYSVLIVDDEQAIRDGLVALLDWESLGFQVIDSAANAIEAKHKYELYSPDLMIIDIRMPGRDGLELVEELRALDPEMHIIILSGYADFHYAKRALSLGVDTYLLKPVDEDELQLYLEKLFIELNARNYNRKNHAAVKAWNREMLVQSLLMDRSAQTPPNMELTVVETGLLWDSYQVVLIRLLLQDNADYGPSTVVKARLAKSFEEHDWGIVFLLDSYLGVLLQPSFQKELVHKLMVQHIRQVVNEHELECIITAGDMVNTLEDIPVSYQTALARMKEHFFYDELGMIGPDSMKIKNGLTVSPEEIENKLESVVERMFFSMDTGTNALLFTLILEAGELMISADYSEMAVKSRYVRIVTYLLNKLSLQYKELSPLHSNMDEQIEQIYKQTSLPQLQSYISTLLEYYAKGITRDDMEVFLKRMLDLIHRHYNKNLKLDTLADVFSYSSAYLGKLFKNSTGYSFNSYLDKVRMEKAKELLTKGYKIQQVANEVGFSDVDYFREKFKKFEGVSPSDYRRNN, encoded by the coding sequence ATGTATAGTGTGTTGATTGTGGATGATGAGCAGGCAATCCGTGATGGACTAGTAGCTCTGCTGGACTGGGAGAGTCTTGGATTTCAAGTCATTGATTCCGCGGCTAATGCCATTGAAGCTAAGCATAAATATGAACTTTACTCCCCAGACCTGATGATCATCGATATCCGCATGCCCGGTAGAGATGGTTTGGAGCTTGTTGAAGAACTGAGAGCGCTCGATCCAGAAATGCATATTATTATCCTCAGCGGTTATGCGGATTTTCACTACGCTAAGCGTGCGTTATCCTTGGGCGTTGATACCTATTTGCTCAAACCGGTAGACGAAGATGAATTGCAGCTATACTTGGAGAAGCTGTTCATTGAGTTGAATGCGCGTAATTATAATCGCAAGAACCATGCTGCAGTCAAGGCATGGAACCGGGAAATGCTTGTTCAATCCTTGTTAATGGATCGAAGCGCACAGACCCCGCCAAACATGGAGCTAACCGTTGTTGAAACAGGGCTTCTTTGGGATTCTTATCAAGTGGTTCTAATTAGGCTCCTGCTTCAAGACAATGCGGACTACGGACCTTCAACAGTCGTAAAAGCAAGACTTGCGAAAAGCTTTGAAGAACATGACTGGGGCATAGTATTCTTGCTTGATTCTTATTTAGGAGTGCTACTGCAACCCTCATTTCAGAAAGAGCTTGTACATAAATTAATGGTCCAACATATACGGCAAGTGGTAAACGAGCATGAACTGGAATGTATCATTACCGCAGGCGATATGGTGAACACTCTGGAGGATATTCCTGTCTCCTATCAAACGGCGCTGGCAAGGATGAAGGAGCACTTTTTCTACGACGAGCTGGGGATGATTGGACCGGATTCCATGAAAATAAAAAACGGGCTGACAGTGAGTCCAGAAGAAATAGAGAACAAGCTGGAATCCGTAGTGGAACGAATGTTTTTTTCTATGGATACCGGCACTAACGCGTTACTCTTCACTCTGATTCTAGAAGCAGGAGAACTAATGATCAGTGCCGATTATTCCGAGATGGCCGTGAAATCGCGTTATGTGCGTATTGTCACTTATCTGCTTAACAAACTCTCTCTCCAATATAAGGAACTAAGCCCGCTGCACAGCAACATGGATGAACAGATTGAACAAATCTATAAACAAACCTCTCTGCCCCAGTTGCAGAGCTATATCTCCACTCTCCTGGAGTATTATGCAAAAGGTATAACTCGGGACGATATGGAGGTCTTCCTAAAGCGGATGTTGGACCTCATACATCGACATTATAATAAGAATCTTAAGCTCGACACGCTAGCAGATGTATTTAGTTACAGTAGCGCTTATCTGGGTAAACTCTTTAAAAATAGCACGGGCTATTCTTTTAACAGCTATCTAGATAAAGTCCGTATGGAGAAAGCCAAGGAACTGCTAACTAAAGGTTATAAAATCCAACAAGTAGCAAACGAAGTAGGCTTCAGCGATGTGGATTATTTTCGTGAAAAATTCAAGAAGTTTGAAGGTGTCTCACCCTCCGATTATCGCAGAAATAATTGA
- a CDS encoding cache domain-containing sensor histidine kinase: MYARIITLMNNLRLRTKLFLSFGCVVLIPILIVGLFLTNELRNMAMANALEQITANVDRVKKRTGEMLNIPLDIAYRLSNDSRLEEAANHHYESVYDVVEAYWNYPDFRDFVRLYNEVSSIRLYIDNPTVLDNWEFLQTNEKVTQEHWYQTALAQRGLVSWNYIQDDRNGQYYLSLIRKVNFFKARTTGVLVVNVNSNKLNAILNQESFETLIMDENDNIVASNRVDTQDKSLTNIDLTTLSATGQGPHDVTIDGKPFKMVIDHWQPGGSLNSLRIISIFSVASIVDEPNRIIFLASIVILSALMMAILLIYYVSRLLTGRILHLSKHISKVASGNLGATLVIDGKDEIGQLARQFNHMVRNINALMSEVQESNRQKNATQLKQNEIKFKMMASQINPHFLFNALESIRMKALVRGQADISHIVRLLGKMMRKNLEVGNGMISLQSELETVNCYLVIQKFRYDDRLTYELHVDPKANPLQIPPLIIQPLVENCVIHGLENRIEGGMVRVEIRLEDSYLKVQVSDNGTGISKARIQEIRKMLDNNDDYETNNIGMRNIHLRLQLTYGPQFGLTLTSQIGFGTQISFAIPLRSDSYV, encoded by the coding sequence GTGTATGCCCGCATCATCACTCTTATGAATAATCTCAGACTCAGAACGAAGTTATTTCTTTCATTTGGCTGTGTTGTTCTGATTCCAATCCTGATTGTTGGGTTGTTCCTCACGAATGAACTACGGAATATGGCAATGGCTAATGCACTCGAGCAGATTACCGCCAACGTGGACCGGGTGAAGAAACGCACTGGTGAGATGCTCAATATCCCTCTTGATATTGCCTATCGTCTATCGAATGACAGCCGATTGGAAGAGGCGGCCAATCATCATTATGAGTCTGTCTATGATGTTGTGGAAGCTTACTGGAACTATCCGGATTTCCGTGATTTTGTCCGTTTGTACAACGAAGTTTCCAGCATCCGCTTGTATATCGACAACCCGACGGTTCTTGACAATTGGGAGTTTCTTCAGACGAATGAGAAGGTTACGCAAGAGCATTGGTACCAAACTGCATTAGCCCAAAGGGGATTAGTAAGCTGGAATTATATTCAAGACGACCGCAACGGACAATATTATCTAAGTCTAATCCGAAAGGTCAATTTTTTTAAGGCGAGAACCACCGGTGTACTAGTCGTGAATGTGAATTCGAATAAACTCAATGCTATCCTCAATCAGGAATCCTTTGAAACGCTTATTATGGATGAGAACGATAATATCGTCGCTTCAAATCGCGTAGATACACAAGATAAATCACTGACGAATATTGACCTGACCACCCTATCCGCTACCGGGCAAGGTCCACACGATGTAACGATTGATGGCAAGCCCTTCAAAATGGTGATCGATCACTGGCAACCTGGAGGGAGCTTGAACAGTCTGCGTATCATTTCCATTTTTTCAGTAGCAAGTATCGTTGATGAGCCCAACCGAATTATCTTTCTAGCTTCTATTGTCATTCTTTCGGCATTAATGATGGCTATTCTCTTAATTTACTATGTCTCGCGGCTGCTCACCGGAAGGATACTGCATCTTAGCAAACATATTTCGAAGGTCGCTTCGGGTAATTTAGGGGCTACGCTAGTTATAGACGGGAAGGATGAAATCGGTCAGCTGGCCAGACAATTCAATCATATGGTTCGGAATATTAACGCTCTAATGAGCGAGGTTCAAGAATCCAATCGGCAGAAAAATGCGACTCAGCTAAAGCAGAATGAAATCAAATTTAAGATGATGGCCAGCCAGATCAATCCACACTTCCTCTTCAATGCCCTAGAATCAATCCGTATGAAAGCCCTTGTCAGGGGACAAGCGGATATTTCTCATATTGTTCGACTACTGGGAAAAATGATGCGTAAAAACCTCGAAGTCGGCAATGGAATGATCAGTCTGCAAAGCGAGTTAGAAACCGTAAACTGTTACCTAGTCATTCAAAAATTCCGCTATGATGACAGACTCACTTATGAGCTCCATGTGGACCCCAAAGCGAACCCTTTACAAATTCCACCTTTGATTATTCAGCCTCTGGTAGAGAATTGTGTCATCCACGGATTGGAGAATCGAATTGAAGGCGGCATGGTCCGGGTGGAAATCCGCTTAGAAGACAGTTATCTTAAGGTCCAGGTATCTGACAACGGAACGGGTATTTCAAAAGCACGAATACAAGAAATTAGGAAGATGTTAGATAACAATGATGACTATGAAACTAATAATATTGGGATGCGCAATATTCATTTGCGGCTGCAGCTGACCTATGGTCCACAATTTGGGCTGACCTTAACAAGTCAAATCGGATTCGGGACGCAAATCAGCTTTGCGATTCCATTAAGGAGTGATTCTTATGTATAG
- a CDS encoding ArsR/SmtB family transcription factor, whose protein sequence is MGELTQRTNLSRPAVSHHLKILKEANLIGYDQEGTKNYYYLDVLKSDIFRLKKLFDHIDELIKDSQETNENTINDEG, encoded by the coding sequence GTGGGGGAACTGACACAGAGGACTAATTTATCCCGTCCGGCTGTCTCTCATCACTTAAAGATATTAAAAGAAGCCAATTTAATTGGTTATGATCAAGAAGGAACAAAAAATTATTATTATTTGGATGTTCTAAAGAGTGATATTTTCAGACTCAAAAAGTTGTTTGACCATATTGATGAGTTAATCAAGGATTCGCAAGAAACTAATGAAAATACAATAAATGATGAAGGGTGA
- a CDS encoding NAD-dependent epimerase/dehydratase family protein — protein MKNVILMGGSGYIGTHLMEEWLKIDSKVQIISLSRNGKPDKLLPSLVNHKRVKWMAIDIFNMDSYLSELPTPVDLLINLIGTADGKDLESFMKINAEPVKVMIELMDRLSISKGCFISGRIGMPLTINYFWLQNKRLKK, from the coding sequence ATGAAAAATGTAATTCTAATGGGTGGAAGTGGATATATCGGAACACATCTGATGGAAGAATGGTTAAAAATAGACTCTAAGGTTCAGATTATTAGCCTATCTCGGAACGGAAAGCCGGATAAGCTCTTACCTAGCCTGGTGAACCATAAACGTGTTAAGTGGATGGCTATTGATATTTTTAATATGGATTCTTATCTTTCAGAATTACCAACTCCAGTGGACTTACTCATTAACTTAATCGGAACAGCGGATGGCAAAGACTTGGAATCATTCATGAAAATTAATGCCGAACCAGTGAAAGTAATGATTGAATTGATGGATCGTCTATCCATTTCTAAAGGCTGTTTTATTTCTGGACGGATAGGAATGCCATTAACCATAAACTATTTTTGGCTTCAAAACAAAAGGCTGAAGAAATGA
- a CDS encoding MBL fold metallo-hydrolase translates to MYFIPAGQAVDEQLLSLGYTSKDLDYIILSHLDGDHAGGLQLVKGANNILVSREELEASKGWSRAIRYNSKQWEGINLQPIEFIDSGIGPMKRSFDLFNDGSLQLIWSPGHSKGLISLMVKNEYEDYVLLVADTGYATKSWEKLIIPGISVNKKQAYQSLKWVKKMTRQPNCVAALASHDPDVKPHTITL, encoded by the coding sequence ATGTACTTCATACCGGCAGGACAAGCGGTAGACGAACAGCTTTTATCTTTAGGGTATACTTCCAAAGATTTAGATTATATCATTCTAAGCCACCTGGACGGGGATCATGCCGGAGGACTACAACTGGTCAAGGGAGCGAACAATATTCTGGTAAGCAGAGAAGAGTTGGAGGCTAGTAAAGGCTGGAGTAGAGCAATAAGATACAACTCGAAGCAATGGGAAGGGATTAATTTACAGCCTATTGAATTTATCGATTCCGGCATCGGACCTATGAAACGTTCTTTTGATTTATTTAATGACGGAAGTCTGCAGTTAATTTGGTCACCAGGTCATAGTAAAGGTCTTATTTCATTAATGGTGAAAAATGAGTACGAAGACTACGTGCTCCTTGTCGCGGATACTGGATATGCGACAAAGTCATGGGAAAAGTTAATCATTCCCGGCATTAGCGTAAATAAAAAACAGGCCTATCAATCCCTTAAATGGGTAAAAAAAATGACCCGTCAGCCGAACTGTGTAGCCGCTTTAGCTAGTCATGATCCTGATGTAAAACCGCACACTATTACCCTGTAA